One Blattabacterium cuenoti DNA window includes the following coding sequences:
- the pyrH gene encoding UMP kinase: protein MKYKRLLLKLSGESLMGDSEFGIYSNRLTQYAEEVKEVVNMGGQLAIVIGGGNIFRGFSRRIRENTINRIEGDYMGMLATVINGIAFQSYLEKLGICTHIQTAIRMDQIAEPFGKKKAIYHLEKGRVVIFVAGTGNPYFTTDTAAVLRAIEIKADVLLKGTRVDGIYTTDPEKNKYAKKLNNISFDMAYQMKIKVMDQTAFILGNENNLPIIIFNINKRGNLQKLISGEKIGTLVSKK, encoded by the coding sequence ATGAAGTATAAAAGATTATTGTTGAAATTAAGTGGAGAATCTCTTATGGGAGACAGTGAATTTGGCATTTATTCTAACCGTCTTACACAATATGCAGAAGAAGTTAAGGAAGTTGTAAATATGGGAGGGCAACTTGCTATAGTTATAGGAGGTGGAAATATATTTAGAGGATTTTCTAGAAGAATTAGAGAAAATACTATTAATCGTATAGAAGGTGATTATATGGGAATGTTAGCAACTGTTATTAATGGTATAGCTTTCCAGTCTTATCTTGAAAAATTAGGTATATGTACACATATCCAAACAGCAATTAGAATGGATCAAATAGCAGAACCTTTTGGAAAAAAAAAAGCAATTTATCACCTTGAAAAAGGTAGAGTTGTTATATTTGTAGCTGGTACTGGAAATCCTTATTTTACTACAGATACGGCAGCTGTTTTACGAGCTATAGAAATTAAAGCTGATGTTTTATTAAAAGGAACTAGAGTAGATGGAATCTATACAACAGATCCTGAGAAAAATAAATATGCTAAAAAATTAAATAATATATCATTTGATATGGCATATCAAATGAAAATTAAGGTAATGGATCAAACAGCATTTATTTTAGGAAATGAAAATAATTTACCTATTATAATTTTTAATATTAATAAAAGAGGAAATCTTCAAAAATTAATTTCTGGAGAAAAGATTGGAACTTTAGTTTCAAAAAAATAA
- the rpoN gene encoding RNA polymerase factor sigma-54, with protein sequence MLKQQLYQKGQHKLSPKQIKLMKLVQLSILDFEQKVRQELDNNPALEEESSSFREDPFEDKNNTESLNEKDSNLDNNNIEKESEISDIDEYMTYLSDDELEEFKLINHQNFKKNNNYTPIIASKYSFQEYLKNQLHTFRLNSNDLLIADFILGNIDDDGYLRRKSELLSNDIFIVLGKSVSTEKIEQLIVKYIQKLDPIGIGSRNLQECLLIQLNMNKNFSIEYNSIAKEIIKNNFESFIKKHYKKLQKKLRIDSSKLKNVFYLIKKLNPKPGKMYSENNKILDYIIPDFTISIVDERLELTLHHRNAPELRVSNVYLNMLKKYTNNNKKNDKKTVIFIKNKINSAKWFVDAVKQRQNTLMLTMNAIMNYQKEYFITGDPIKIKPMILKNISKKTGLGISTVSRVANSKYVNTPYGTFLIKNFFSEKMKNKYGKYISSIEIKNFLGEFIFNENKKNPLTDEKLSKILKKNGYIIARRTIAKYRNQMKIPVARMRKTIL encoded by the coding sequence ATGTTAAAACAACAATTATATCAAAAAGGTCAACATAAATTATCACCTAAACAAATTAAATTAATGAAGTTAGTTCAATTATCTATTTTAGATTTTGAACAAAAAGTTAGACAAGAACTAGATAATAATCCAGCTTTGGAAGAAGAGTCGTCTTCTTTTCGTGAAGATCCTTTTGAAGATAAAAATAATACAGAATCTTTAAATGAAAAAGATTCTAATCTTGATAATAACAATATAGAAAAAGAATCTGAAATATCAGATATAGATGAATATATGACTTACTTAAGTGATGATGAATTAGAAGAATTTAAATTAATAAATCATCAAAATTTTAAAAAAAATAATAATTATACTCCAATTATTGCATCAAAATATTCATTTCAAGAATATTTAAAAAATCAATTACATACATTTCGTTTGAATAGTAACGATTTATTAATTGCTGATTTTATATTAGGTAATATAGATGATGATGGTTATTTAAGAAGAAAATCTGAATTACTATCTAATGATATTTTTATAGTTTTAGGAAAATCAGTTAGTACAGAAAAAATAGAACAATTAATTGTTAAATATATACAAAAATTAGATCCTATTGGAATAGGATCTAGAAATTTACAAGAGTGTTTATTAATACAATTAAACATGAACAAAAATTTTTCTATTGAATATAACTCAATTGCAAAAGAAATTATAAAAAACAATTTTGAATCTTTTATAAAAAAACATTATAAAAAATTACAAAAAAAATTGAGAATAGATAGTAGTAAACTCAAAAATGTATTTTATTTAATAAAAAAATTAAATCCAAAACCAGGAAAAATGTATTCTGAAAATAATAAAATATTAGATTATATAATCCCAGATTTTACTATATCTATAGTAGATGAAAGGTTAGAATTAACATTACATCATAGAAATGCACCAGAATTAAGGGTATCTAATGTATATTTAAATATGTTAAAAAAATATACAAATAATAACAAAAAAAATGACAAAAAAACTGTAATTTTTATTAAAAATAAAATAAATTCTGCAAAATGGTTTGTAGATGCAGTTAAACAACGTCAAAACACACTAATGTTAACTATGAATGCTATAATGAATTATCAAAAAGAATATTTTATTACTGGTGACCCCATAAAAATAAAACCAATGATATTAAAAAATATCTCTAAAAAAACCGGATTAGGTATTTCAACAGTTTCACGTGTTGCTAATAGTAAATACGTTAATACACCATATGGAACATTTTTAATAAAAAATTTTTTTTCTGAAAAAATGAAAAACAAATACGGAAAATATATTTCTTCTATTGAAATTAAAAATTTTTTAGGAGAATTTATTTTTAATGAAAATAAAAAAAATCCTTTAACTGATGAAAAATTATCAAAAATTCTAAAAAAAAATGGATACATTATTGCTAGAAGAACAATAGCAAAATATAGAAATCAAATGAAAATACCTGTAGCAAGAATGAGAAAAACAATATTATAA
- a CDS encoding ribosome-recycling factor, with the protein MEKLDEILSLCTEEMEKIFNILKKNISQIRLGIRSLASTLEKIKIKYYNEFVPLLEISNILIVDNKNITIQPWDKTIISLIDKTIIDANLGLMPTNKGGIIYIKIPSITEEGRLDLVKKIKVYTEHSKILIRNIRKKNNQHIKKLIISDDLLKLGENKIQNITNKYIKKIDIFSNKKKEEILRI; encoded by the coding sequence ATGGAAAAATTAGATGAAATTTTATCTTTATGTACAGAAGAAATGGAAAAAATTTTTAATATTTTAAAAAAAAATATTAGTCAAATCCGTTTAGGAATTAGATCATTAGCTTCTACTTTAGAAAAAATAAAAATAAAATATTATAATGAATTTGTTCCATTATTAGAAATTTCTAATATTCTAATTGTAGATAATAAAAATATTACTATTCAACCATGGGATAAAACCATAATTTCATTAATTGATAAAACCATTATAGACGCAAATTTAGGATTAATGCCTACTAATAAAGGAGGAATAATTTATATTAAAATTCCTTCTATTACAGAAGAAGGTAGACTAGATCTAGTAAAAAAAATAAAAGTTTATACAGAACATTCAAAAATATTAATTAGAAATATTAGAAAAAAAAATAATCAACATATAAAAAAATTAATAATATCTGATGATCTTTTAAAATTAGGAGAAAATAAAATACAAAATATTACAAATAAGTATATAAAAAAAATAGATATTTTTTCCAATAAAAAAAAAGAAGAAATACTAAGAATATAA
- a CDS encoding Glu/Leu/Phe/Val family dehydrogenase: protein MSKNNQNKTGYNFFNSNIEKNFNKAAQFISIDNGLLDQIKTCNAVYKIHFPVKIEKKIKIIEAYRVQHSHHKLPCKGGIRYSSKVNQNEIMELAALMTYKCAIMDVPFGGAKGGIKIDPQSMSKDNIEKITRRYTYELIKKNFIGPGIDVPAPDYGTGEKEMSWILDTFTSLRPGDIDALACVTGKPISQGGVRGRKEATGLGVFYGIKELCSLEEEMSSIGLDVGIEGKKIIIQGLGNVGYHTANFFYNSDATIIALAEREGAIYNKNGLNVYNVISHLKDTGSILNFPGATNIEKTEKALEIECDILIPAALENVIHKNNAHKINAKIIGEAANGPITSEADSILEKKGIIVIPDIYLNAGGVTVSYFEWLKNLSHVRYGRVEKKFSENMNGELLHMVETVCKKKISKNEKKIILRGANEIDLVRSGLEDTMISGFHKIRDLKKSLNIENFRTTSFLLAINKIIDSYEKLGIFP, encoded by the coding sequence ATGTCAAAAAACAACCAAAATAAAACTGGTTACAATTTTTTTAATTCTAATATAGAAAAAAATTTTAATAAAGCTGCACAGTTTATTTCCATTGATAATGGTCTTTTGGATCAAATTAAAACATGTAATGCTGTTTATAAAATACATTTTCCTGTAAAAATAGAAAAAAAAATAAAAATAATAGAAGCATATAGAGTTCAACATTCTCATCATAAACTTCCATGTAAAGGAGGAATTAGGTATAGTAGTAAAGTTAATCAAAATGAGATCATGGAATTAGCAGCATTAATGACTTATAAATGCGCAATAATGGATGTTCCATTTGGAGGAGCTAAAGGTGGAATAAAAATAGATCCTCAATCTATGTCAAAAGATAATATAGAAAAGATAACAAGGCGTTATACCTATGAATTAATAAAAAAAAATTTTATTGGCCCAGGAATCGACGTACCTGCACCTGATTATGGAACAGGAGAAAAAGAAATGAGTTGGATTTTAGATACTTTTACTTCTTTACGTCCAGGAGATATCGATGCATTAGCCTGTGTAACAGGAAAACCTATATCCCAAGGAGGAGTCAGAGGAAGAAAAGAAGCTACTGGATTAGGAGTTTTTTATGGGATTAAAGAATTATGTAGTCTTGAAGAAGAAATGTCTTCTATTGGTCTTGATGTTGGAATTGAAGGTAAGAAAATAATAATACAAGGATTAGGAAATGTAGGTTATCATACTGCTAATTTTTTTTATAATTCTGATGCTACAATAATAGCTTTAGCGGAAAGAGAAGGAGCTATATATAATAAAAATGGATTAAACGTTTATAACGTTATTTCACATTTAAAAGATACAGGTTCTATTTTAAATTTTCCAGGAGCAACAAATATTGAAAAAACAGAAAAAGCTTTAGAAATAGAATGTGATATATTAATTCCTGCTGCATTAGAAAATGTAATACATAAAAATAATGCTCACAAAATTAATGCAAAGATTATTGGAGAAGCTGCGAATGGACCTATTACATCTGAAGCAGATTCTATATTAGAAAAAAAGGGAATAATTGTTATTCCAGATATTTACTTAAATGCTGGAGGCGTAACTGTTTCATATTTTGAATGGTTAAAAAATTTAAGTCATGTTCGTTATGGAAGAGTGGAAAAAAAGTTTAGTGAAAATATGAATGGAGAATTATTACATATGGTAGAAACTGTATGTAAAAAAAAGATATCAAAAAATGAAAAAAAAATTATATTAAGAGGTGCCAACGAAATAGATCTAGTAAGAAGTGGTTTAGAAGATACAATGATTAGTGGATTTCATAAAATCCGTGATTTAAAAAAATCTTTAAATATAGAAAATTTTCGTACAACATCTTTTTTATTAGCTATAAATAAAATTATTGATTCTTATGAAAAATTAGGAATTTTTCCATGA
- a CDS encoding SufE family protein, with the protein MNLLQREKMIKYEFESINGWEEKYQFLIDLGDELKKKSDEFRSNDKLIDGCQSKVWLDAKLKNKRIFFYADSDALLPKGMIVLIIKLYSGLFPKEIIHSNNNIIYEIGLTTFLSPIRSNGILLFLNKIKFYSKYLSK; encoded by the coding sequence ATGAATCTCTTACAAAGAGAAAAAATGATAAAATATGAATTTGAATCTATTAATGGTTGGGAAGAAAAATATCAATTTCTAATTGATTTAGGAGATGAATTAAAAAAAAAATCGGATGAATTCAGGTCTAATGATAAACTAATAGATGGTTGTCAGTCTAAAGTATGGTTAGACGCTAAACTAAAAAATAAAAGAATATTTTTTTATGCTGATAGTGACGCATTATTACCCAAAGGAATGATAGTCCTTATAATTAAACTATATTCTGGATTATTTCCTAAAGAAATTATTCATTCCAATAATAATATTATTTATGAAATAGGATTAACAACATTTTTATCACCCATTCGTTCTAATGGAATATTACTTTTTTTAAACAAAATAAAATTTTATTCTAAATATCTTAGTAAGTAA
- the asnS gene encoding asparagine--tRNA ligase translates to MINKYSIKEILDKGILFENKKLIVEGWVRSFRHSMFIIINDGSTVKNLQIILSRNLKKKITVGSSIRVMGIIKKSFGNEQDIELKLYEIKFYSLVDNNIIQKSIIQPKTHSLEKTREQIHLRFQTTIFGCIMRIRNSISFFIHEYFNKRHFLYLHTPIITYSDCEGTGQIFQVISTSKKEKDDNKYFFNRKSYLSVSGQLEAECAIMGLGKIYTFGPVFRAENSNTKRHLSEFWMVEPEIAFYHLEDNINLAENFLKLTIRYIIDNCIEDLSFLNKNVEKWNKKKNFSILKILEIILKFSFYRVTYTEVIKILKKIEKTKNVNFIYPVYWGMDLQSEHERYLVEEYFNGIPVVVFNYPSSIKPFYMRMNDDKKTVRAMDILFPRIGEIIGGSQREERYEILINRIEKLKLNIDTLWWYLDLRKFGSVPHSGFGLGFDRFVQFITGMNNIRDVVPFPRTPGYTKL, encoded by the coding sequence ATGATCAATAAATACTCAATCAAAGAAATTTTAGATAAAGGAATTTTATTTGAAAATAAAAAATTGATAGTGGAAGGATGGGTACGATCTTTTAGACATTCTATGTTTATAATTATAAATGATGGATCTACAGTAAAAAATTTACAGATAATTTTATCTAGAAATTTGAAAAAAAAAATTACAGTTGGATCATCTATTAGAGTTATGGGGATTATAAAAAAAAGTTTTGGAAATGAACAAGATATTGAATTAAAACTTTATGAAATAAAATTTTATAGTTTAGTGGACAACAATATTATACAAAAATCTATTATACAACCAAAAACTCATAGTCTAGAAAAAACTAGAGAACAAATTCATTTAAGATTTCAAACAACTATTTTTGGTTGTATAATGAGAATTCGTAATTCTATATCTTTTTTTATACACGAATATTTTAATAAAAGACATTTTTTATATTTACATACACCTATTATTACTTATTCTGATTGTGAAGGTACGGGACAAATTTTTCAAGTAATTTCTACATCTAAAAAAGAAAAAGATGATAATAAGTATTTTTTTAATAGAAAATCTTATTTAAGTGTATCTGGTCAATTAGAAGCAGAATGTGCTATTATGGGATTAGGTAAAATCTATACTTTTGGTCCTGTATTTAGAGCAGAAAATTCAAATACTAAAAGACATTTATCTGAATTTTGGATGGTAGAACCAGAAATTGCATTTTATCATTTAGAGGACAATATAAATTTAGCAGAAAATTTTTTAAAATTAACCATTAGATATATTATTGATAATTGTATAGAAGACTTATCATTTTTAAACAAAAATGTAGAAAAATGGAATAAAAAAAAAAATTTTTCTATACTAAAAATATTAGAAATCATATTAAAATTTTCTTTTTATAGAGTTACTTATACGGAGGTTATAAAAATTTTAAAAAAAATAGAAAAAACAAAAAATGTAAATTTTATTTATCCAGTTTATTGGGGGATGGATTTACAATCAGAACATGAACGATATTTAGTAGAAGAATATTTTAATGGAATTCCTGTTGTAGTATTTAATTATCCTTCTTCTATTAAACCTTTTTATATGCGAATGAATGATGATAAAAAGACTGTTAGAGCAATGGATATTTTATTTCCAAGAATCGGTGAAATTATTGGAGGATCTCAAAGAGAGGAACGTTATGAAATATTAATAAATAGAATTGAAAAATTAAAACTAAATATAGATACACTCTGGTGGTATTTAGATTTAAGAAAATTTGGATCTGTACCTCATAGTGGATTTGGTTTAGGATTTGATAGATTCGTTCAGTTTATTACAGGAATGAATAATATTAGAGATGTTGTTCCATTTCCAAGAACGCCTGGTTATACAAAATTATAA
- a CDS encoding aldehyde dehydrogenase family protein: MFKTVNPENNKVINKYYFFSEKEIKSKLTISKKIFEEWKKTSFHIRVKYIDKLSSIILKNKDNMANMITKEMGKPIKQSKSEINKSVNLCKFYCNNIKSFNFIKTINKKNTPYYKSYIRYEPLGTILGITPWNYPIWQIIRFSIPNLILGNVVLVKPSISTAGCSILLEKLFSISGFPTGLFQVLLIKESNIKYIISSDIVHGVSFTGSTNSGKILGAISGMNIKKSIMELGGNDAFVVLKDTKNSINKISKLATFSRLSNTGQSCISAKRFIVDNSLLNDFIDLVINEMEKFKRGDLYNINTKIGYISRNDLSNKLDNQYKKILYNGGKICLNTKRNKNFFSPSLLKIDKENKISYEEELFGPIALIIPFHHEKDIVDIINNTIYGLGTSIWTNDIDKVEKLTCEINSGMIFINKVVESSPIFPFGGIKKSGYGRELSIYSINEFSNCKTIVVDRL, encoded by the coding sequence ATGTTTAAAACAGTTAACCCTGAGAATAATAAAGTTATAAATAAATATTATTTTTTTTCTGAAAAAGAAATTAAAAGTAAATTAACTATATCAAAAAAAATATTCGAGGAATGGAAAAAAACATCTTTTCATATTAGAGTTAAATATATAGATAAATTATCTTCTATTATATTAAAAAATAAAGATAATATGGCTAATATGATTACTAAAGAGATGGGAAAGCCGATAAAACAATCGAAATCAGAAATTAACAAAAGTGTTAATTTGTGTAAATTTTATTGCAATAATATAAAAAGTTTTAATTTTATTAAAACAATAAATAAAAAAAATACACCATACTATAAATCATATATTAGATATGAGCCATTAGGTACTATACTTGGTATTACTCCTTGGAATTATCCTATTTGGCAAATTATTAGATTTTCTATTCCTAATTTAATATTAGGAAACGTTGTTTTAGTAAAACCATCGATTAGTACTGCCGGTTGTTCTATTCTTTTAGAAAAATTGTTTTCAATTTCTGGATTTCCAACTGGATTATTTCAAGTATTATTAATAAAGGAATCAAATATAAAATATATAATATCTAGTGATATTGTACATGGGGTCTCATTTACAGGTAGTACTAATTCTGGAAAAATTTTGGGGGCTATATCCGGAATGAATATAAAAAAATCAATTATGGAATTAGGTGGAAATGATGCTTTTGTTGTATTAAAAGATACAAAAAATAGTATAAATAAAATTTCTAAATTAGCTACATTTTCTAGATTAAGTAATACAGGACAATCTTGTATATCTGCAAAAAGATTTATTGTAGATAACTCTTTATTAAATGATTTTATTGATTTAGTTATAAATGAAATGGAAAAATTTAAAAGAGGTGATCTATATAATATAAATACAAAAATAGGATATATTTCTAGAAATGATTTATCTAATAAATTAGATAATCAATATAAAAAAATTTTGTATAATGGTGGAAAAATATGTTTAAATACTAAAAGAAATAAAAATTTTTTTTCTCCATCTTTATTAAAAATTGATAAAGAAAATAAAATATCTTATGAAGAAGAATTATTTGGACCAATAGCATTAATTATCCCTTTTCATCATGAAAAAGATATCGTTGATATAATAAACAATACAATTTATGGATTAGGTACATCTATTTGGACAAATGATATAGATAAAGTAGAAAAATTAACTTGTGAAATAAATTCTGGAATGATATTTATTAATAAAGTTGTAGAATCATCACCAATATTTCCTTTTGGAGGAATTAAAAAATCAGGATATGGAAGAGAATTATCTATTTATTCTATAAATGAATTTTCTAATTGTAAAACAATAGTTGTAGATAGGTTATAA
- a CDS encoding class I tRNA ligase family protein, giving the protein MEYNFKEIEKKWRKYWKKNNTFRIKENQNKKYYILNMFPYPSGSGLHIGHCLGYISSDIYARYKRLKGYNVLNPMGFDSFGLPTEQYAIQTGKNPYDITYENEKKYKDQIDNIGISFDWSRKLSTSNPMYYRWTQWMFIQIFNSWYDLKDEKAKPIKNLINEFEKNGNYKINAYTSYNIKFHSETWKNYNSLKKETILQYYRLAFLQKSIVNWCNELGTVLANDEINNGKSIRGGHPIYKKKMLQWHIRTTAYSNRLIKGLNYIKCSKSLKKSQLNWIGKSKVISIFFDILNIGKIETIILYPELIFGITFITLSKNHFISKKIFYKKNFHIDNNLKFIENSVFTNYYAIHPITNEKIPIFISDFFYINNNNKVYLGIPGHDKISKTFSSKLNIKTINVLKYQIEKKNEVCINSNLINGLNRKEAKIKIIDFLLEKGIGKMKIIYKMYDAVFSRQRYWGEPIPIYFKKGIPIAIPTNKLPIILPKIKNYHQKNKDKKSVLYRSKKWAWDEKKMKIVSNHLIDEISVFPIEINTMPCWAGSSWYFLRYMDINNNYFFLSKEKENYWKNVDLYIGGSEHNTGHLIYARFWNKFLKDRGWIKSEEPFKKIINQGMILHHSVIILKVIGKKIFISYGLKNYKKYKFLLQEIYVDISLIIEKENNKIDLNKFKKFYPLFHDATFILEKGIFFCKRKLEKMSKSKYNVIKPDDISEKYGADVFRIYEMFLGPITQSKIWDEEKINGIKNFIKKFWGLYHENGKFNVIKKNPTINELKLLNNLIKKIDEKIESYSFNTCISFFMIFVKKLIKMKCNKIKILEPLVKLISPFAPYISEEIWRKFGKKRSIMYTSIPNFESKLLLNNKIKYIIMFNGKLKFIENFDSKLTIDKIKNNILNHPKTKNILKEKKLKKLIIIPKKIINILY; this is encoded by the coding sequence ATGGAATACAATTTTAAAGAAATTGAAAAAAAATGGAGAAAATATTGGAAAAAAAATAATACATTTCGTATAAAAGAGAATCAAAATAAAAAATATTATATTTTAAATATGTTTCCTTATCCATCTGGATCTGGATTACATATAGGACATTGTTTAGGATATATATCATCAGATATTTATGCAAGATATAAGCGATTAAAAGGATATAATGTTTTAAATCCAATGGGATTCGATTCATTTGGATTACCTACAGAACAATATGCCATACAAACTGGAAAAAATCCATATGATATAACTTATGAAAATGAAAAAAAATATAAAGATCAAATAGATAACATAGGTATATCATTTGATTGGAGTAGAAAATTAAGTACTAGTAACCCAATGTATTATCGATGGACTCAATGGATGTTTATACAAATTTTTAATTCATGGTATGATTTAAAAGACGAAAAAGCTAAACCTATAAAAAACTTAATTAATGAATTTGAAAAAAATGGAAACTACAAAATAAATGCATATACTTCATATAATATAAAATTCCATTCAGAAACATGGAAAAATTATAATTCTTTAAAAAAAGAAACTATTCTTCAATATTATAGATTAGCATTTTTACAAAAAAGTATAGTTAATTGGTGTAATGAATTGGGAACTGTGTTAGCTAATGATGAAATAAATAATGGAAAAAGTATAAGAGGTGGACATCCTATATATAAAAAAAAAATGTTACAATGGCATATTAGAACAACTGCTTATTCAAATAGACTTATTAAAGGATTAAATTATATAAAATGTTCTAAATCTTTAAAAAAATCACAATTAAATTGGATTGGTAAATCTAAAGTAATTTCAATATTTTTTGATATATTAAATATAGGTAAAATAGAAACTATCATCTTATATCCTGAACTTATATTTGGGATAACATTTATCACATTATCAAAAAATCATTTTATTTCAAAAAAAATTTTTTACAAAAAAAATTTTCATATAGACAATAATTTAAAATTTATTGAAAATAGTGTATTTACAAATTATTATGCAATACATCCTATTACAAATGAAAAAATCCCTATTTTCATTAGTGATTTTTTTTATATAAACAATAATAATAAAGTTTATTTAGGAATACCTGGACATGACAAAATAAGTAAAACATTTTCTTCAAAATTAAATATAAAAACAATTAATGTATTAAAATACCAAATTGAAAAAAAAAATGAAGTATGTATTAATTCTAATTTAATAAATGGATTAAATAGAAAAGAAGCAAAAATAAAAATAATAGATTTTTTATTAGAAAAAGGAATAGGAAAAATGAAAATAATTTATAAAATGTACGACGCTGTTTTTTCTAGACAAAGATATTGGGGAGAACCAATACCTATATATTTTAAAAAAGGAATTCCTATTGCTATTCCTACTAATAAACTCCCTATCATTTTACCAAAAATAAAAAATTATCATCAAAAAAATAAAGATAAAAAATCTGTGTTATATAGATCAAAAAAATGGGCTTGGGATGAAAAAAAAATGAAAATAGTATCAAATCATCTTATAGATGAGATATCTGTATTTCCCATAGAAATAAATACAATGCCTTGTTGGGCTGGATCTAGTTGGTATTTCTTACGTTATATGGATATTAATAATAATTATTTTTTTTTAAGTAAAGAAAAAGAAAATTATTGGAAAAACGTTGATTTATATATTGGAGGATCCGAACATAATACTGGACATTTAATTTATGCAAGATTTTGGAATAAATTTTTAAAAGATAGAGGATGGATTAAATCAGAAGAACCATTTAAAAAAATAATAAATCAAGGTATGATATTACATCATTCAGTTATTATATTAAAAGTAATTGGGAAAAAAATATTTATATCTTATGGTTTAAAAAATTATAAAAAATATAAATTTTTATTACAAGAAATATACGTAGATATTTCTTTAATTATAGAAAAAGAAAATAATAAAATAGATCTAAATAAATTTAAAAAATTTTATCCACTATTTCATGATGCAACTTTTATTTTAGAAAAAGGAATTTTTTTCTGTAAAAGAAAATTAGAAAAGATGTCTAAATCTAAATATAACGTAATAAAACCAGATGATATATCTGAGAAATACGGGGCAGATGTATTTAGAATATACGAAATGTTTTTAGGACCTATTACACAATCTAAAATTTGGGATGAAGAAAAAATAAATGGTATAAAAAATTTTATTAAAAAATTTTGGGGACTATATCATGAAAATGGAAAATTTAATGTAATTAAAAAAAATCCTACAATTAATGAATTAAAATTATTAAATAATCTTATAAAAAAAATAGATGAAAAAATAGAGTCATATTCTTTTAATACATGTATAAGTTTTTTTATGATTTTTGTTAAAAAATTGATTAAAATGAAATGTAATAAAATAAAAATATTAGAACCATTAGTAAAATTAATTTCTCCATTTGCTCCATATATATCTGAAGAAATATGGAGAAAATTTGGAAAAAAAAGATCTATCATGTACACTAGTATTCCTAATTTTGAATCAAAATTATTATTAAATAATAAAATTAAATACATAATAATGTTTAATGGAAAATTAAAATTTATAGAAAATTTTGATTCAAAATTAACTATAGATAAAATAAAAAATAATATATTAAATCATCCTAAAACAAAAAATATTTTAAAAGAAAAAAAATTAAAAAAATTAATTATAATACCAAAAAAAATAATAAATATTTTATATTGA